One Burkholderia cepacia genomic window carries:
- a CDS encoding c-type cytochrome, protein MALAIALVLIIVLAVGFHFASPWWITPIASNWVRMDDMLTITLVITGAFFIAINLFIVVALVRYRHRGGHRAAYEPHNRRLEWWLIGLTAVGVAALLAPGLFVYADYIRPPRNVLQMEVLGQQWQWRFRFAGPGGKLGTTDVRYIGNDNPFGLNPADPNGRDNYLIETPEVHLPLNRPIQVLTRSRDVLHDFYVPPFRARMNMVPGMVTTFWFTPTKAGRYDILCAQLCGIGHAGMRGVVVVEDEAAFSRWLARQTTFAQQQLAHVQAAPAAAGGSAHALAELGKTLAAAKGCVACHTVDGSPLVGPTWKGLYGKTETMADGSTAKVDEAYLRAFIRNPTARVVKGFSPIMPHFDLSDQELSALVAYIEAQGGPPPAGTAARQ, encoded by the coding sequence ATGGCCCTTGCGATTGCCCTGGTCCTGATCATCGTGTTGGCGGTGGGGTTTCACTTTGCCAGTCCGTGGTGGATCACGCCGATCGCGTCGAACTGGGTGCGCATGGACGACATGCTGACGATCACGCTCGTCATCACCGGCGCGTTCTTCATCGCCATCAACCTGTTCATCGTCGTCGCGCTGGTGCGCTATCGCCACCGCGGCGGGCATCGCGCGGCCTACGAGCCGCACAACCGGCGGCTCGAATGGTGGCTGATCGGCCTGACCGCCGTCGGCGTGGCGGCGTTGCTGGCGCCGGGGCTGTTCGTCTACGCGGACTACATCCGGCCGCCGCGCAACGTGCTGCAGATGGAGGTGCTCGGCCAGCAATGGCAATGGCGCTTCCGTTTCGCCGGCCCCGGCGGCAAGCTGGGCACGACCGACGTGCGCTACATCGGCAACGACAACCCGTTCGGCCTGAACCCAGCCGACCCCAACGGCCGTGACAATTACCTGATCGAGACGCCCGAGGTGCATCTGCCGCTCAACCGGCCGATCCAGGTGCTGACGCGCTCGCGCGACGTGCTGCACGATTTCTACGTTCCGCCGTTCCGGGCGCGGATGAACATGGTGCCGGGCATGGTGACCACGTTCTGGTTCACGCCGACCAAGGCCGGGCGCTACGACATCCTGTGCGCGCAGCTCTGCGGGATCGGGCACGCCGGCATGCGCGGCGTGGTGGTCGTGGAAGACGAAGCCGCGTTCTCGCGCTGGCTGGCGCGGCAGACCACGTTCGCGCAGCAGCAACTCGCCCACGTGCAGGCCGCACCCGCCGCTGCCGGCGGCAGCGCGCACGCACTCGCCGAACTGGGCAAGACGCTCGCGGCGGCCAAGGGCTGCGTCGCCTGCCATACCGTGGACGGCAGCCCGCTCGTCGGCCCGACCTGGAAGGGCCTGTACGGCAAGACCGAAACGATGGCCGACGGCAGCACCGCGAAGGTGGACGAAGCCTATCTGCGCGCGTTCATCCGCAATCCGACGGCGCGGGTCGTGAAAGGCTTCTCGCCGATCATGCCGCACTTCGACCTGAGCGACCAGGAACTGTCCGCGCTGGTGGCGTACATCGAGGCGCAAGGCGGGCCGCCCCCCGCCGGTACCGCGGCCAGGCAATAG
- a CDS encoding PLP-dependent aminotransferase family protein — protein sequence MKRYETLAHTIADDIRNGNLATGTRLPSLRQIIAQHGVSQSTVFRAYYLLEQWGLIRARERSGYYVAPGASPSAKRRAPRAAATRKVDISSLVFSVLDAATQPGIVPLGSAFPSPQLFPLPRLAKSLAQATRLVSPWSTVVDLPPGNEALRQQIARRYLATGISQPIDEIVVTNGALEALNLCLMAVTRPGDVVAVEAPGFYAALQAIERLDLRAVEIPVDPRTGLDLDALAIALDRHDIRACWFMTNFQNPTGVTLPAEKKRALVELLAARDVPLIEDDVYGELHFGPDYPLPARAFDRHGLVMHCSSFSKTLAPGYRIGWAAAGRFAEKVQRLKLMTTLSASIPAQAGIANYLEHGGYDRHLRKLRGALHTQLDRMDDALRRWLPAGVEWVRPEGGYFLWLAFPDAIDAMELHRQAIARGISFAPGPLFSAAHGFERCVRVNFGHPWSRDIERAIRVLGELVGEPAVRKAG from the coding sequence ATGAAACGCTACGAAACCCTCGCCCACACGATCGCCGACGACATCCGCAACGGCAACCTCGCCACCGGCACGCGCCTGCCGTCGCTGCGGCAGATCATCGCGCAGCACGGCGTGAGCCAGTCGACGGTGTTTCGCGCGTACTATCTGCTCGAACAGTGGGGGCTGATCCGCGCGCGTGAACGCTCGGGCTACTACGTCGCGCCGGGCGCCAGCCCGAGCGCGAAGCGGCGCGCCCCCCGCGCCGCCGCGACGCGCAAGGTCGACATCAGCAGCCTCGTATTCTCCGTCCTCGACGCGGCCACGCAGCCCGGCATCGTGCCGCTCGGCTCCGCGTTCCCGTCGCCCCAACTGTTTCCGCTGCCGCGCCTCGCGAAATCGCTCGCGCAGGCCACGCGGCTCGTCAGCCCGTGGAGCACGGTCGTCGACCTGCCGCCCGGCAACGAGGCGCTGCGCCAGCAGATCGCCCGGCGCTATCTCGCGACGGGCATCTCGCAGCCCATCGACGAGATCGTCGTCACGAACGGCGCGCTCGAAGCGCTGAACCTGTGCCTGATGGCCGTCACGCGGCCCGGCGACGTCGTGGCCGTCGAAGCGCCCGGCTTCTATGCGGCGCTGCAGGCCATCGAACGGCTCGACCTGCGCGCGGTCGAGATTCCCGTCGATCCGCGCACGGGCCTCGATCTCGATGCGCTCGCGATCGCGCTCGACCGGCACGACATTCGCGCGTGCTGGTTCATGACCAATTTCCAGAATCCGACCGGCGTCACGCTGCCCGCCGAAAAAAAGCGCGCGCTCGTCGAATTGCTCGCCGCGCGCGACGTGCCGCTGATCGAGGACGACGTGTACGGCGAGCTGCATTTCGGCCCCGACTATCCGCTGCCCGCGCGCGCGTTCGACCGGCACGGACTCGTGATGCACTGCAGTTCGTTCTCGAAGACGCTCGCGCCCGGCTACCGGATCGGCTGGGCCGCCGCCGGCCGGTTCGCGGAGAAGGTGCAGCGGCTCAAGCTGATGACGACGCTGTCGGCCAGCATTCCCGCGCAGGCCGGCATCGCGAACTATCTCGAGCACGGCGGCTACGACCGGCACTTGCGCAAGCTGCGCGGCGCGCTGCACACGCAGCTCGACCGGATGGACGACGCGCTGCGGCGCTGGCTGCCGGCCGGCGTCGAGTGGGTACGGCCCGAAGGCGGCTATTTTCTGTGGCTCGCGTTTCCCGACGCGATCGACGCGATGGAACTGCATCGCCAGGCGATCGCTCGCGGGATCAGTTTCGCGCCGGGGCCGCTGTTTTCGGCCGCGCATGGTTTCGAACGTTGCGTGCGCGTGAACTTCGGCCATCCGTGGAGCCGCGACATCGAACGCGCGATCCGCGTGCTCGGCGAACTGGTGGGGGAGCCGGCGGTGCGCAAGGCGGGTTGA
- a CDS encoding virulence factor family protein — MMLKKGIARAAAACAGMMLAGAACAAQPAAVKAETVSGGRYGPVTVTKPGGPLRGFVVLFSREAGWNAADQQAADALAKAGAMTVGVDSERYAMNLAAKQETCHHLDGDAEAVSHQLERLAQSSRYFTPIVAGVGQGGAIAKQILSMAPENTIAGVVSVGPAATLDPRFKPCPPDPTIVRRAMPGFVETAAVGDSAKLVSLVTSHLRDTTGGDELDVSDLPLVELPAKGGNGQLAIVISGDGGWRDLDKTIAEALQRDGVSVVGIDSLRYFWSEKPPAQVSRDLARVMRTYMARWHANRVALVGYSFGADVMPFAYNRLPADLRDKVAVMSLLGFAPAADFQIRVTGWLGMPASDKALKVAPEIAKVPPQLVQCFYGAEEKDTMCPVLANTGIQVIKTQGDHHFGRDYIALEKKILAAFKKQVAGN; from the coding sequence ATGATGTTGAAGAAGGGAATCGCGCGGGCGGCAGCCGCCTGCGCGGGAATGATGCTGGCCGGCGCCGCGTGCGCCGCGCAGCCGGCCGCGGTGAAGGCCGAAACCGTATCGGGCGGCCGCTACGGGCCCGTCACCGTAACCAAACCCGGCGGGCCGCTGCGCGGCTTCGTCGTGCTGTTCTCGCGCGAGGCCGGCTGGAATGCGGCCGACCAGCAGGCCGCCGATGCGCTCGCGAAAGCCGGTGCGATGACGGTCGGCGTCGATTCGGAGCGTTACGCGATGAATCTCGCCGCGAAGCAGGAGACCTGCCACCACCTCGACGGCGACGCCGAAGCGGTCAGCCACCAGCTCGAACGCCTCGCGCAATCGTCGCGCTATTTCACGCCGATCGTCGCGGGCGTGGGCCAGGGCGGCGCGATCGCGAAGCAGATCCTGTCGATGGCGCCGGAGAACACGATCGCCGGCGTCGTATCGGTCGGTCCGGCGGCCACGCTCGATCCGCGCTTCAAGCCGTGCCCGCCCGATCCGACGATCGTGCGCCGCGCGATGCCGGGCTTCGTCGAAACGGCGGCCGTGGGCGATTCCGCGAAGCTCGTGTCGCTCGTCACGTCGCATCTGCGGGACACCACCGGCGGCGACGAACTTGACGTGTCGGATTTGCCGCTCGTCGAGCTGCCGGCCAAGGGCGGCAACGGCCAGCTCGCGATCGTGATCTCGGGCGACGGCGGCTGGCGCGATCTCGACAAGACGATCGCCGAGGCGCTGCAGCGCGACGGCGTGTCGGTGGTCGGCATCGACAGCCTGCGCTATTTCTGGAGCGAGAAGCCGCCGGCGCAGGTGAGCCGCGATCTCGCGCGCGTGATGCGCACCTACATGGCGCGCTGGCATGCGAATCGCGTGGCGCTGGTCGGCTACTCGTTCGGCGCCGACGTGATGCCGTTCGCGTACAACCGGCTGCCGGCCGACCTGCGCGACAAGGTCGCCGTGATGTCGCTGCTCGGCTTCGCGCCGGCCGCCGATTTCCAGATCCGCGTGACGGGCTGGCTCGGCATGCCCGCGAGCGACAAGGCGCTGAAGGTTGCGCCGGAAATCGCGAAGGTGCCGCCGCAGCTCGTGCAGTGCTTCTATGGCGCGGAAGAGAAGGACACGATGTGTCCGGTGCTTGCGAACACCGGCATCCAGGTGATCAAGACGCAGGGCGATCACCACTTCGGCCGCGACTACATCGCGCTCGAGAAGAAGATTCTCGCGGCGTTCAAGAAGCAGGTGGCGGGCAACTGA
- the mprF gene encoding bifunctional lysylphosphatidylglycerol flippase/synthetase MprF: MSSRHPGSPSRAAAMFGRVSALLRNERVLSPLLALGIGLLLIVVFQHLSESVDYRSVIRQLRHMSAGEWGASLAATALSYLALVARDAVGLRYVAAKVPRVALWIGAIAGSALGNATGFGALTGGAVRARVYGVSGVTPAQIGRMTVFTSGTLALAMVLMTAVGMVCVPEALAAMLHVAPGALTWGGAVLLAVMAVMVAACGRVARPVVTRFKWLSFDVPARRDLVGQVVYAVLDVVAAGLTLWVLLPAAPVGFPTFITVYAAALLLGMIGHTPGGIGVFEAAMVFTLGREVPPHAMVAALIAYRAIYFGVPLVLSAGLLAGFEGRALRRRLVTRQAVRVSQLAPVFLSLVTFAVGSMLVISSATPAFWHRIAILRHLVPLWVLEGSQVICSVLGVALLFVARGLLRRLDGAWWMTFALTLASLALSLAKGLAFVEAGVLGTLLVLLLVSRRRFNRHSSLLAERFTVSWFVSVAMVLMLAVWVLFFAFRDVPYTRELWSHFSFDARAPRALRATLAAGVFVALFALWQLLRPAPGRFVKPAAQDLSDAERIIRAQECSDAGLALMGDKSFLFSESRQAFLMYAKYGRTWAALHDPVGPREEWPALIGKFIALAHAHSGRAAFYQVRANALPLYLDAGLTLMKLGEEAHIALDQFDLKGSNRSHLRYALRRGDKDALTVEVIAPPDVPATLPALRDISDGWLDSRDAREKSFSVAAFHDGYLATQSVMLVRQADKPIAFVTFMTTDLNTEATVGVMRHLPEASPYAMEYLFTQLALHLKEAGFRKLSLGIAPFSGMGAAKMPSPWHRVGLMVWRFGGRFYNFRGLRAFKSKFEPHWEPRYLAASGSVGVFVTLADLSLLAGGRRS, encoded by the coding sequence ATGTCTTCCCGCCACCCTGGCTCACCCAGCCGTGCCGCGGCAATGTTCGGCCGCGTCTCGGCACTGCTGCGCAACGAGCGTGTGCTGTCGCCGCTGCTCGCGCTCGGCATCGGCCTGCTGCTGATCGTGGTTTTCCAGCACCTGTCGGAATCCGTCGACTACCGGTCGGTGATCCGCCAGTTGCGTCACATGTCTGCCGGCGAATGGGGCGCATCGCTCGCGGCGACGGCCCTCAGCTATCTCGCGCTGGTCGCCCGCGACGCGGTCGGCCTGCGCTATGTCGCCGCGAAGGTGCCGCGCGTCGCGTTGTGGATCGGCGCGATCGCCGGGTCGGCGCTCGGTAACGCGACCGGCTTCGGCGCACTGACCGGCGGCGCGGTTCGCGCACGCGTGTACGGCGTGTCGGGCGTCACGCCCGCGCAGATCGGCCGGATGACGGTGTTCACGAGCGGCACGCTGGCGCTCGCCATGGTGTTGATGACGGCGGTCGGCATGGTCTGCGTGCCGGAGGCCCTCGCCGCGATGCTGCACGTCGCGCCCGGCGCGCTCACCTGGGGCGGCGCCGTGCTGCTCGCGGTGATGGCGGTGATGGTCGCCGCGTGCGGGCGCGTCGCGCGTCCGGTCGTCACGCGCTTCAAGTGGCTGTCGTTCGACGTGCCGGCGCGGCGAGACCTCGTCGGGCAGGTCGTCTATGCGGTCCTCGACGTCGTCGCGGCCGGCCTGACGCTGTGGGTGCTGCTGCCGGCCGCGCCGGTCGGCTTCCCGACCTTCATCACGGTGTACGCCGCCGCGCTGCTGCTCGGGATGATCGGCCATACGCCGGGCGGGATCGGCGTGTTCGAAGCCGCGATGGTCTTCACGCTCGGCCGCGAAGTGCCCCCGCACGCGATGGTCGCCGCGCTGATCGCGTATCGCGCAATCTATTTCGGCGTGCCGCTCGTGCTGTCGGCCGGCCTGCTGGCCGGTTTCGAGGGCCGTGCGCTGCGCCGCCGGCTCGTCACGCGGCAGGCCGTGCGCGTGTCGCAGCTCGCGCCGGTGTTCCTGAGCCTCGTGACGTTCGCGGTCGGTAGCATGCTGGTGATCTCGAGCGCGACGCCCGCGTTCTGGCACCGGATCGCGATCCTGCGCCACCTCGTGCCGCTGTGGGTGCTCGAAGGCTCGCAGGTGATCTGCAGCGTGCTCGGCGTCGCGCTGCTGTTCGTCGCGCGCGGGCTGCTGCGCCGCCTCGACGGTGCGTGGTGGATGACCTTCGCGCTGACGCTCGCAAGCCTCGCGCTGTCGCTCGCGAAAGGCCTCGCGTTCGTCGAGGCCGGCGTGCTCGGCACGCTGCTGGTGCTGCTGCTCGTCAGCCGCCGCCGCTTCAACCGCCATTCGTCGCTGCTCGCGGAGCGCTTCACGGTGAGCTGGTTCGTGTCGGTGGCGATGGTGCTGATGCTGGCCGTATGGGTGCTGTTCTTCGCGTTCCGCGACGTGCCGTACACGCGCGAGCTGTGGTCGCATTTCTCGTTCGATGCGCGTGCGCCGCGTGCGCTGCGCGCGACGCTCGCAGCCGGCGTGTTCGTCGCGCTTTTCGCGCTGTGGCAACTGCTGCGCCCGGCGCCCGGCCGTTTCGTGAAGCCCGCGGCGCAGGACCTGTCGGATGCCGAACGGATCATCCGCGCGCAGGAATGCAGCGATGCGGGCCTCGCGCTGATGGGCGACAAGTCGTTCCTGTTCTCCGAATCGCGCCAGGCGTTCCTGATGTACGCGAAGTACGGCCGCACGTGGGCCGCGCTGCACGACCCGGTCGGGCCGCGCGAGGAATGGCCCGCGCTGATCGGCAAGTTCATCGCGCTCGCACACGCGCACAGCGGTCGTGCGGCGTTCTACCAGGTGCGCGCCAACGCGCTGCCGCTGTATCTCGACGCGGGGCTCACGCTGATGAAGCTCGGCGAGGAAGCGCATATCGCGCTCGACCAGTTCGACCTGAAGGGTTCGAACCGGTCGCACCTGCGCTACGCGCTGCGCCGTGGCGACAAGGATGCGCTGACGGTCGAGGTGATCGCACCGCCCGACGTGCCGGCCACGCTGCCGGCCTTGCGCGACATCTCCGACGGCTGGCTCGACAGCCGCGACGCGCGCGAGAAGAGCTTTTCGGTCGCCGCGTTCCACGACGGCTATCTGGCGACGCAGTCGGTGATGCTCGTGCGGCAGGCCGACAAGCCGATCGCGTTCGTCACGTTCATGACGACGGACCTCAACACCGAGGCGACGGTCGGCGTGATGCGGCACCTGCCGGAAGCATCGCCGTACGCGATGGAATATCTGTTTACGCAGCTCGCGCTGCATCTGAAGGAAGCGGGCTTCCGCAAGCTGAGCCTGGGCATCGCGCCGTTCTCGGGGATGGGGGCGGCGAAGATGCCGTCGCCGTGGCACCGGGTCGGCCTGATGGTCTGGCGCTTCGGCGGCCGCTTCTACAACTTCCGCGGCTTGCGCGCATTCAAGAGCAAGTTCGAACCGCACTGGGAGCCGCGTTATCTCGCGGCCTCGGGCTCGGTCGGCGTGTTCGTCACGCTCGCGGACCTGTCATTGCTGGCTGGAGGTCGGCGTTCATGA
- a CDS encoding nitrite/sulfite reductase, whose protein sequence is MYRYTVFDRALVHSRAAQFRDQLERWQLGTLSEDAFRPLRLQNGWYVQRHAPMLRVAVPYGELSSAQLRVLARVARDYDVPDDATYRAACDAQALLGTQRLPTRSAHFTTRTNVQFNWIPLARAADVMDLLATVDMHGIQTSGNCIRNISCDERAGVAPDEIADPRPFAEVMRQWTTLHPEFAFLPRKFKIAITGAAEDRAATDWHDVGLRLVRDDTGALGFRVSVGGGMGRTPTIATLLRAFLPWQHVMNYIEAIVRVYNRYGRRDNKYKARIKILVKTEGQRYIDDVEEEFRQIVEHDGGLHTIAQVEFDRVAACFVPPPREPRSVDLHDANARVAAHARRHPAFARWLARNVAAHRDPALRIVTLSFKRRLQAPGDASPDQLDALADLADRFSAGEARVTHTQNVVLPWVHVDDLFPLWEDARKAGLASANIGLLTDMIACPGGDFCALANARSIPIADAIAERFQDLDMLHDVGDIDLHISGCINSCGHHHSGHLGILGVDKDGAEWYQVTLGGSDGSTASGPARPGKVIGPSFSADEIVDVVDAIVATYLDARRDVGGRSERFIDTVRRIGIEPFKAAANDARRLVANA, encoded by the coding sequence ATGTATCGATATACCGTTTTCGACCGGGCGCTCGTGCACAGCCGCGCCGCCCAGTTTCGCGACCAGCTCGAACGCTGGCAGCTCGGCACGCTGAGCGAAGACGCGTTCCGGCCGCTGCGCCTGCAGAACGGCTGGTACGTGCAGCGCCACGCGCCGATGCTGCGCGTGGCCGTGCCCTACGGCGAACTGTCGAGCGCGCAGCTGCGCGTGCTCGCACGGGTCGCGCGCGACTACGATGTGCCCGACGACGCCACCTACCGGGCCGCATGCGACGCGCAGGCCTTGCTCGGCACGCAGCGCTTGCCGACCCGCAGCGCGCATTTCACGACGCGCACCAACGTGCAGTTCAACTGGATTCCGCTCGCCAGGGCCGCCGACGTGATGGACCTGCTCGCGACCGTCGACATGCATGGCATCCAGACCAGCGGCAACTGCATCCGCAATATTTCGTGCGACGAGCGCGCCGGCGTCGCGCCGGACGAGATCGCCGATCCGCGCCCGTTCGCCGAAGTGATGCGCCAGTGGACGACGCTGCACCCCGAATTCGCGTTCCTGCCGCGCAAGTTCAAGATCGCGATCACCGGGGCGGCCGAAGATCGTGCGGCGACCGACTGGCACGACGTCGGCCTCAGGCTCGTGCGCGACGACACGGGCGCACTCGGCTTTCGCGTGAGCGTCGGCGGCGGGATGGGCCGTACGCCGACGATCGCGACGCTGCTGCGCGCGTTCCTGCCCTGGCAACACGTGATGAACTACATCGAGGCGATCGTTCGCGTGTACAACCGCTACGGACGCCGCGACAACAAGTACAAGGCGCGCATCAAGATCCTCGTGAAGACAGAAGGGCAACGCTACATCGACGACGTCGAGGAAGAGTTCCGCCAGATCGTCGAACACGACGGCGGACTGCACACGATCGCCCAGGTCGAGTTCGACCGCGTCGCCGCGTGCTTCGTGCCGCCGCCGCGCGAGCCGCGCAGCGTCGACCTGCACGACGCGAACGCGCGCGTCGCCGCACATGCGCGCCGGCATCCGGCCTTCGCGCGCTGGCTCGCACGCAATGTCGCCGCTCACCGCGACCCGGCGCTGCGCATCGTCACGCTGTCGTTCAAGCGCCGCCTGCAGGCACCGGGCGACGCGTCGCCGGACCAGCTCGATGCGCTCGCCGATCTCGCCGACCGCTTCTCGGCCGGCGAGGCGCGCGTCACGCATACGCAGAACGTCGTGCTGCCGTGGGTGCATGTCGACGACCTGTTCCCGCTGTGGGAAGACGCGCGCAAGGCCGGCCTCGCGAGCGCGAACATCGGACTCCTGACGGACATGATCGCGTGCCCGGGCGGTGACTTCTGCGCACTGGCGAACGCACGCTCGATCCCGATCGCCGACGCGATCGCCGAGCGCTTCCAGGATCTCGACATGCTGCACGACGTCGGCGACATCGACCTGCACATCAGCGGCTGCATCAACTCGTGCGGCCATCATCACAGCGGCCACCTCGGCATCCTCGGCGTCGACAAGGACGGCGCCGAGTGGTACCAGGTCACGCTCGGCGGCTCGGACGGCTCGACCGCGAGCGGCCCGGCGCGGCCGGGCAAGGTGATCGGCCCGTCGTTTTCGGCGGACGAGATCGTCGATGTCGTCGACGCGATCGTCGCCACCTATCTCGACGCGCGGCGCGACGTCGGCGGCCGCAGCGAGCGGTTCATCGACACCGTCCGCCGCATCGGCATCGAACCCTTCAAGGCCGCCGCGAACGACGCGCGGCGTCTCGTCGCGAACGCATGA
- a CDS encoding ABC transporter substrate-binding protein, protein MQPGVADKVRLFRGIGAGWRGVNVALRTILVILTLGLACPAGFAAPESANESVLRVLAWPGYADSDVVSAFETRFHVRVEVTFVDSDEALWTRMHSAAPPPYDVLAANTAEIQRYASDNLLAPIDLSRIPNRRRQLPNFQHVANIGGLTRGAVTYGIPFTYSSMGLIYDRKQVPAAPRSMRELWNPRYRGKVLDFNSAQHNFSFTALALGYPDPFRLSPAQTLAVAHKLIDLRRNLLTYYTLPEEATALFVQHRAALMFGNYGTQQVELLRRAGADVGYVIPDEGALAWLDCWAVTRGAQHPELALAWINYMLEPAIGALLTERQGLANTLAPPPGLDAGRQHLVWIHPVEDIARRESLWSRIVSGDRPERFGK, encoded by the coding sequence ATGCAGCCAGGCGTTGCGGACAAAGTCCGATTGTTCAGGGGAATCGGCGCGGGTTGGCGCGGGGTCAACGTAGCGTTGCGCACGATTCTCGTCATCTTGACGTTGGGGTTGGCGTGCCCGGCGGGCTTTGCCGCGCCGGAGTCCGCAAACGAAAGCGTGTTGCGCGTGCTCGCATGGCCCGGTTATGCGGACAGCGATGTCGTCAGCGCGTTCGAAACGCGCTTCCATGTTCGTGTCGAAGTGACGTTCGTCGACTCCGACGAAGCGTTGTGGACGCGGATGCACAGCGCGGCGCCGCCGCCGTACGACGTGCTGGCCGCAAACACGGCCGAGATCCAGCGCTATGCGAGCGACAACCTGCTCGCGCCGATCGACCTGTCGCGCATCCCGAACCGGCGGCGACAGTTGCCGAACTTCCAGCACGTCGCGAACATCGGCGGGCTCACGCGCGGCGCCGTGACATACGGGATTCCGTTCACGTATTCGTCGATGGGGTTGATCTACGATCGCAAGCAGGTGCCGGCCGCGCCGCGCTCGATGCGGGAGCTGTGGAATCCGCGCTACCGCGGCAAGGTGCTCGACTTCAACAGCGCGCAGCACAATTTTTCGTTCACGGCGCTGGCGCTCGGCTATCCCGATCCGTTCCGCCTGTCGCCCGCGCAGACGCTCGCGGTCGCGCACAAGCTGATCGACCTGCGCCGCAACCTGCTGACGTACTACACGCTTCCTGAAGAGGCGACCGCGCTGTTCGTCCAGCATCGCGCGGCGCTGATGTTCGGCAACTACGGCACGCAGCAGGTGGAACTGCTGCGGCGCGCCGGCGCGGACGTCGGCTACGTGATCCCGGACGAAGGCGCGCTCGCGTGGCTCGACTGCTGGGCCGTCACGCGCGGCGCGCAGCATCCCGAGCTCGCGCTCGCATGGATCAACTACATGCTCGAACCGGCGATCGGCGCGCTGCTGACCGAACGCCAGGGCCTCGCGAACACGCTTGCGCCGCCGCCAGGCCTCGACGCGGGCCGGCAGCATCTGGTGTGGATCCACCCGGTCGAGGACATCGCGCGGCGCGAATCGCTGTGGAGCCGCATCGTGTCGGGCGACCGTCCGGAGCGGTTCGGAAAATGA
- a CDS encoding DUF934 domain-containing protein: MNEPRRIRLLTPVEHDDETRDATLTIANDDELEPHAAQIAQAARIDLQFPSFTDGRAYSQAYLLRKRYGFAGDLRATGDVLVDQLLLMERTGFSSAVLGADADPEDARRQLERFSGFYQRDVRSAAPNSRRNGMPND, from the coding sequence ATGAACGAACCCCGGCGCATCCGGCTGCTGACGCCGGTCGAACACGATGACGAAACGCGCGACGCGACGCTGACGATCGCGAACGACGACGAGCTCGAACCGCATGCCGCGCAAATCGCGCAGGCCGCGCGCATCGACCTGCAGTTTCCGTCGTTCACCGATGGCCGTGCGTATAGCCAGGCGTACCTGCTGCGCAAGCGCTACGGCTTCGCCGGCGACCTGCGCGCGACCGGCGACGTGCTGGTCGACCAGTTGCTGCTGATGGAGCGCACCGGGTTTTCGAGCGCGGTGCTGGGCGCGGACGCCGATCCGGAAGATGCGCGGCGTCAGCTCGAGCGTTTTTCCGGGTTCTATCAGCGGGATGTGCGATCGGCAGCGCCGAATTCGCGCCGGAACGGCATGCCGAACGATTAG